A section of the Castanea sativa cultivar Marrone di Chiusa Pesio chromosome 12, ASM4071231v1 genome encodes:
- the LOC142619941 gene encoding protein TRANSPARENT TESTA GLABRA 1 gives MENSTQESQHQHQQNSITHEAPYPLYSLAISPSPTRSHHYRIAVGSFIETYNNRVDILSFDPETLSLKPLHPSLSFDHPYPPTKLMFHPTATSSSSTSPSNPNPNLLASSGDFIRLWDLRDHSIEPLCVLNNSKTSEFCAPLTSFDWNEVEPKRIGTCSIDTTCTVWDIERCVVETQLIAHDKEVYDIAWGEARVFASVSADGSVRIFDLRDKEHSTIIYESPQPDTPLLRLAWNKQDLRYMATILMDSNKVVILDIRSPTMPVAELERHKGSVNAISWAPQSARHICSAGDDTQALIWELPTVAGPNGIDPMSVYSAGSEINQLQWSAAVPDWIAIAFSNKMQLLKV, from the coding sequence ATGGAGAATTCAACTCAAGAATCCCAACACCAACACCAGCAAAACTCGATAACCCACGAGGCCCCGTACCCACTCTACTCCCTAGCGATCTCTCCGTCGCCGACTCGGTCCCACCACTACCGCATCGCCGTCGGCAGCTTCATCGAGACCTACAACAACCGGGTCGACATCCTCAGCTTCGACCCGgagactctctctctcaagccgCTCCATCCTTCTCTCTCCTTTGACCACCCGTACCCGCCGACGAAGCTCATGTTCCACCCGACCGCCACGTCGTCGTCGTCGACTTCTCCCTcgaaccctaaccctaacctcCTCGCCTCCTCCGGCGACTTCATCCGCCTCTGGGACCTCCGCGACCACTCGATCGAGCCGCTCTGCGTTCTCAACAACAGCAAGACCTCCGAGTTCTGCGCTCCGCTCACTTCGTTCGACTGGAACGAGGTCGAGCCGAAGCGAATCGGGACGTGTAGCATCGACACGACCTGTACGGTCTGGGACATCGAGCGGTGCGTCGTGGAGACTCAGCTGATTGCGCACGATAAGGAGGTTTACGACATTGCGTGGggggaggctagggttttcgcTTCGGTTTCGGCCGACGGTTCGGTGAGGATTTTCGATCTGAGAGATAAGGAGCACTCGACGATCATCTACGAGAGTCCTCAGCCCGATACGCCGCTGCTGAGATTGGCGTGGAACAAGCAGGACTTGAGGTACATGGCGACGATTCTCATGGATAGTAACAAAGTTGTGATTTTGGATATCCGGTCGCCGACGATGCCGGTGGCGGAGCTGGAGAGACATAAGGGTAGTGTGAATGCGATTTCCTGGGCGCCTCAGAGTGCTAGGCATATTTGCTCGGCTGGGGATGATACTCAGGCTCTGATTTGGGAGCTCCCCACTGTGGCGGGACCCAATGGGATTGATCCTATGTCGGTGTACTCTGCTGGGTCGGAGATTAATCAGCTGCAGTGGTCTGCCGCCGTGCCTGATTGGATTGCCATCGCGTTTTCGAACAAAATGCAGCTCTTGAAAGTTTGA